DNA sequence from the Sulfurimonas sp. HSL3-7 genome:
ACCGGCGTGGATGTTACCTTTTTTGTCAACACGGAACGCGACCTGACCGCCTTTTACATTGTTAACAGCCGTTGCTACATCTGGAGTAACTGTACCTGTCTTAGGGTTTGGCATCATACCTTTTGGCCCCAGAATACGACCAATCTTACCAACAAGACCCATACAGTCAGGTGCTGCGACAACAACGTCGAAGTTGATGTCACCGGCTTGGATCTGCTCTACAAGGTCATCAGTACCAACAATATCGGCACCTGCTGCTTTAGCTTCATCGGCTTTGGCACCTTTAGCAAATACAGCAACACGTACTACTTTACCAGTACCGTGAGGTAGTACGATTGCACCACGAACCATTTGATCAGCGTGACGCGGATCAACATTAAGGTTCATCGCGATCTCTACTGTTTCATCAAAGTTTGCTGATTTTAGCTCTTGCATAAAAGCTGCTGCTTCAGCAACAGAATATTTTTTTGTATTATCAATTTTTTCGCTCAATTGTTTATAGCGTTTGCTTGCCATTTTGATTCTCCGTTATAAATCTGCCGCATAGTTTAAGATCACTGCGGTCGATGATCATTTTCGCAGGTTTTAGTCTACGATCTCAATACCCATTGAACGTGCAGAACCAGCGATAGTGTTTGCCGCTTGTTCTTCGTCGTCTGTATTAAGGTCTGCGATCTTCATTTTTACAACTTCCATAAGCTGTGCTTTGGTGATCTGACCAACTTTGTTTTTAAGTGGATTGTCAGTCCCTTTTTTAAGACCGGCTGCTTTCATAAGAAGTGCAGATGCCGGTGGTTGTTTCGTGACAAAAGTGAAACTTCTGTCGCTGTAAACCGTGATAATCGTTGGAACTTTGAATCCCATCTTATCTTTTGTTTTTTCATTGAATGCTTTACAGAATTCCATGATATTGACACCGCGTTGACCTAGCGCAGGTCCAACCGGTGGTGCAGGGTTAGCTGCGCCGGCTTGAATCTGAAGCTTAATATAACCCATAACCTTTTTTGCCATAGTTCTTTCCTTTTTTGAGATTAAATAATTTTTTCAACTTGTGAATATGAGATATCCACCGGTGTTGAACGACCAAAGATCGAAACGTTGAGCTTAAGTGTTCCGTGTTCGACATCGTATTCGTCGACAGTCCCTGTGAAGTTGGCAAACGGGCCGTCAATAATGCGAACCATTTCCCCATTTTCAAAATAGACTTTCGGTTTTGGTGCCGGACGGTTATTGACACGGTCAAGAATCGTGTTAATATCGTTTTCACTCAACGGTGTAGGTGTATTCCCTTCACCGATAAAACCGGATACTTTCGGAACACTTTGAATCAGTGTCTGCAGCTCAGTATCAAGGTCTACATTGATAAAAACGTATCCTGAGTAAAGCGAGCGCTCAGAAAGCTTTTTTTTACCGCTCTTCATCTCGACAACATCTTCTGTCGGAACGATCACTTCGGCGATTCGGTCCTGAAGATTGTTCTCTTCGATCAGGTTAAGAATCGCCTCACGAACTTTACGCTCACTACCATAGGTCTGAATTGAGTACCATTTGTGTGCCATTGACCGATCCTTATCCTAGAATTGCAGATAGCACGGTTGACATCAACAAGTCAACCAATGCCAAAAAGATAGAGATGACAGTGACTACCAAAAAAACTGCAAAAAATGCCTGCTTCACCTGCCCTTGTGTCGGGAAGATGACCTTAGCTAATTCACTTTTTGCATTTCTGAATGCGCCTGTTAAACTGTTTTTCATCTCTGATTCCTCTATTACATTTGCAATCAATAGAGCTCATTAGCTGCATTGATCATAAATGATACGTTATATGTGGCAGGCGTAGAGAGACTCGAACTCCCAACACCCGGATTTGGAATCCGGTGCTCTACCATTGGAGCTATACGCCTGTAAAAGAAATTTGAAGCCAGGCTTCAGATCTCTCGACATTCACCAGAAGGCGAAATTATAATTTCGCTTCTTTGTGAACAGTGTGCTCACGACACCATTTACAGTATTTAGTTACTGAAAACTTCTCAGTGTGAGTCTTTTTGTTTTTACTTGTGTGATAGTTACGACGAGTACACTTCTCACAAGCCAAGTGGATATTTTCACGCATAGTGTCTACCTAGTTTTAAAATTCATCCCCCGAAGGAGATGACATCAATTACTTGATGATTTTAGAAACAACACCTGCACCAACTGTACGTCCACCTTCACGGATAGCGAAACGAGTTCCCTCTTCCATCGCGATCGGGTTGATCAGTTCTGCAGTAATTTTTACGTTGTCACCTGGCATAACCATCTCAGTACCTTCTGGTAGAGTGATTGCACCTGTTACGTCTGTTGTACGAACGTAGAACTGTGGACGGTAGTTAGAGAAGAATGGCGTGTGACGACCACCCTCTTCTTTACTTAGTACATAGATCTCAGCTTCGAAAGTTGTGTGCGGAGTGATTGAGCCCGGCTTACAAAGAACTTGACCACGCTCAACATCATCTTTACCGATACCACGTAGAAGGACACCACAGTTATCACCGGCAACACCACAATCCATCTCTTTACGGAACATCTCAACACCAGTTACCGTAGTAGACTGAGTATCTTTGATACCAACGATCTCGATTTGTTCACCAACACAAACTTGACCACGCTCAACACGACCAGTTACAACTGTACCACGACCAGAGATTGAGAATACGTCCTCAACCGGCATTAGGAAGTCTTTGTCTGTTTCACGAGTAGGCTCAGGAATGTAAGCATCTACTTCAGCCATAAGCTTAAGAATTTTTTCTGACCACTCACCAAGAGTACCAGTTTTTGCTTCTTCAAGAGCTTTAAGAGCAGAACCAGCTACGATTGGAGTATCGTCACCTGGGAACTCGTATTGGTCTAGTAGTTCACGGATTTCCATCTCTACTAGTTCAAGAAGTTCTTCATCGTCAACCATGTCTTCTTTGTTCATGAAAACAACGATGTATGGAACACCAACCTGGCGAGAAAGAAGGATATGCTCACGTGTTTGTGGCATTGGGCCATCCGCTGCAGATACAACTAGGATCGCGCCGTCCATTTGAGCAGCACCTGTGATCATGTTCTTAACATAATCCGCGTGACCTGGACAGTCAACGTGTGCATAGTGACGATTGTCTGTTTCATACTCAACGTGTGAAGTTGCGATCGTAATACCACGCTCGCGCTCTTCCGGTGCGTTATCGATTTGATCGTAATCCATAAGCGCTGCATTATTTGTTACAGCCAGTACTGCTGTAATAGCTGCTGTTAGTGTAGTTTTACCGTGGTCAACGTGACCGATTGTACCAATATTGACGTGCGGTTTCGTACGTTCAAACTTTTCTTTTGCCATAGTGTCCTCCGACTTTTTAGTAAATAGAAATGGAATGATACCAAAAAACTATTCAATTATTGCTTATATCTTTAAAAACTTTTAGTAAAAAAATTTTACATAATGGAGCTCACACCGGGAATTGAACCCGGGACCTCTTCCTTACCAAGGAAGTGCTCTACCTCTGAGCCATGTGAGCAGACATAAAAAGTTAAAAACAAAGCAATCAATGCATAATTTTATGTATACAAATATATTAGTAAGTAATTAGATTTATATAAGAAGAAGTATAAGTTATTGTACTTCAGCTCCCAGAAATAATACGGTCTTCAATGGAGCGGGCGAAGGGACTCGAACCCTCGACCCTCAGCTTGGAAGGCTGACGCTCTAGCCAACTGAGCTACGCCCGCGTCATCATTGATGGTGGTGAGACCAGGAGTCGAACCTGGGAACCCATAGGGAGCAGATTTACAGTCTGCCGTCGTTGGCCACTTGACTATCTCACCGATTGTATTAATTTGGTCTAACACTGTTTCTAATATTCGAAATCAAATGGTGCCGACACGAGGATTTGAACCCCGGGCCTGCTGATTACAAATCAGCTGCTCTAGCCAACTGAGCTATGTCGGCATCTGAAATCGAGCTGCAATTATAGGCACTTTTTTTTTCAATGTCAAGAGTTTTTACAAGAAGTTTCGATTTTTTTTCTCTTAGCCTGTTTTTTCCTCTTATAGAGTACAATCCTGTCAAAAAAGAGTGACCATGCTATATACCCTATTCTCCCCTTCCGAAGGCAAGCTTCCCGGCGGCGACAGCTCTCAGCAGAGCAATATACTCTTCGGCTACGCACCCCGCAATGAAATCCTCTTGACCTACAACACTATTGTAAACTCCGGCGACATGGATGCGATCAAAGCGCTTTTCGGCATCAAGAAAGAGAGTGACATTCAGCCCTATCTTAACGATCTTTTCAAGGCACCGAAGATGGCGGCTATTGAGCGCTACAGCGGCGTTGCCTACGACTACCTCGACTATGCCTCGCTGGCACCGGAGGCCAAAGCCTACCTGCGAGAGCAGGTCATTATCTTTTCCAACCTCTACGGCCCTGTGCTTGGCGGTGACAAAATCGCCAACTACAAGGTCAAGCAAGGTAACAGCATCGGAGGGATTGCACCCGACAAGTTTTACAAGGATCGTTTCTCCTACCAGTTGGATCTGCTGCTGATGGAGCATGAGATCCTTGACCTTCGTGCCGGCTACTATGACAAGTTCTACAAGACGAAGCAGCCCTATACCACACTCAAATTTTTAAAAGACGGCAAAACCGTAAGCCACTGGGCAAAGGCTTACAGAGGTCTGGTTCTGCGCGAACTTGCACAACACCAGATCAACAACCTTGATGCCTTTATGAAGATGGAGATCGAGACGCTCAAGGTCGAAGAGATCAGAGAGATAAAGAATAAAAAAGAGATTGTCTACAGCATCATCGGCTGATACGCTGTCGACTGTTTAGCTCTTTCTGCTTTTGACCGAGATGGAAACAAGCTTGCTGATGACGATCGCCAGATAGAGTTGACCGAATACCGCCTCAAGCACCGAGAGCATTCTCGCCTGCGCATTCTGTGCAACGATGTCACCGTACCCCAACGTTGTCAAGGTCGTGTAGCTGTAATAGGTGAACAGTTCAATCGTATTAGAACTGCTCTCACCGCCAGAGATTGCAAAAGCGGATGTATCGAAATGGTACAGCAGGACATAGCTGTAAGCCCAGATCAGCCCCCCGACCAGATAGATATTGATCGCTCCGAATATTGTATTAGTGTTGACTGTATGCGCATGTACCATCTCATTGATGATCAGGTAGAGGAGATAGGCAAAGAAGGTCAGCATCAACACGTGTGATGCAGCGAAGGTGATATTGTTTGGATAGATACTCTCAAGCCAGGTCGCGATCAAGGCCGGGACGACAAACGCCATATCAATAAAAAAGATGCTGCGCATATGGCGTCCGCTGAAGATAAGATAGATCATCACGAAGG
Encoded proteins:
- the rplA gene encoding 50S ribosomal protein L1; the protein is MASKRYKQLSEKIDNTKKYSVAEAAAFMQELKSANFDETVEIAMNLNVDPRHADQMVRGAIVLPHGTGKVVRVAVFAKGAKADEAKAAGADIVGTDDLVEQIQAGDINFDVVVAAPDCMGLVGKIGRILGPKGMMPNPKTGTVTPDVATAVNNVKGGQVAFRVDKKGNIHAGIGKVSFDAEKISENIKAFVTAINKQKPASAKGRYIKNAALSLTMSPAIKFDVAELADIK
- the nusG gene encoding transcription termination/antitermination protein NusG encodes the protein MAHKWYSIQTYGSERKVREAILNLIEENNLQDRIAEVIVPTEDVVEMKSGKKKLSERSLYSGYVFINVDLDTELQTLIQSVPKVSGFIGEGNTPTPLSENDINTILDRVNNRPAPKPKVYFENGEMVRIIDGPFANFTGTVDEYDVEHGTLKLNVSIFGRSTPVDISYSQVEKII
- the rplK gene encoding 50S ribosomal protein L11 — its product is MAKKVMGYIKLQIQAGAANPAPPVGPALGQRGVNIMEFCKAFNEKTKDKMGFKVPTIITVYSDRSFTFVTKQPPASALLMKAAGLKKGTDNPLKNKVGQITKAQLMEVVKMKIADLNTDDEEQAANTIAGSARSMGIEIVD
- a CDS encoding ion channel translates to MKLFLSRKYDNYILFFSLSGVLFLLPFVNAMPLLRFALLGQYTFVMIYLIFSGRHMRSIFFIDMAFVVPALIATWLESIYPNNITFAASHVLMLTFFAYLLYLIINEMVHAHTVNTNTIFGAINIYLVGGLIWAYSYVLLYHFDTSAFAISGGESSSNTIELFTYYSYTTLTTLGYGDIVAQNAQARMLSVLEAVFGQLYLAIVISKLVSISVKSRKS
- a CDS encoding YaaA family protein, producing the protein MLYTLFSPSEGKLPGGDSSQQSNILFGYAPRNEILLTYNTIVNSGDMDAIKALFGIKKESDIQPYLNDLFKAPKMAAIERYSGVAYDYLDYASLAPEAKAYLREQVIIFSNLYGPVLGGDKIANYKVKQGNSIGGIAPDKFYKDRFSYQLDLLLMEHEILDLRAGYYDKFYKTKQPYTTLKFLKDGKTVSHWAKAYRGLVLRELAQHQINNLDAFMKMEIETLKVEEIREIKNKKEIVYSIIG
- the rpmG gene encoding 50S ribosomal protein L33, with translation MRENIHLACEKCTRRNYHTSKNKKTHTEKFSVTKYCKWCREHTVHKEAKL
- the secE gene encoding preprotein translocase subunit SecE, whose protein sequence is MKNSLTGAFRNAKSELAKVIFPTQGQVKQAFFAVFLVVTVISIFLALVDLLMSTVLSAILG
- the tuf gene encoding elongation factor Tu — protein: MAKEKFERTKPHVNIGTIGHVDHGKTTLTAAITAVLAVTNNAALMDYDQIDNAPEERERGITIATSHVEYETDNRHYAHVDCPGHADYVKNMITGAAQMDGAILVVSAADGPMPQTREHILLSRQVGVPYIVVFMNKEDMVDDEELLELVEMEIRELLDQYEFPGDDTPIVAGSALKALEEAKTGTLGEWSEKILKLMAEVDAYIPEPTRETDKDFLMPVEDVFSISGRGTVVTGRVERGQVCVGEQIEIVGIKDTQSTTVTGVEMFRKEMDCGVAGDNCGVLLRGIGKDDVERGQVLCKPGSITPHTTFEAEIYVLSKEEGGRHTPFFSNYRPQFYVRTTDVTGAITLPEGTEMVMPGDNVKITAELINPIAMEEGTRFAIREGGRTVGAGVVSKIIK